In the genome of Paenibacillus sp. FSL R5-0766, one region contains:
- a CDS encoding aldehyde dehydrogenase family protein, translated as MTLMETEHTTWTKQYINGQWVDGSGEKTMENINPYTGEVIATWRSSNKKDIDKAYESAQKNSIEWSKSLPAAKEEVLRKVSSLMAERKEEIIQLLITESGSTRIKSEAEFAAAKRIVDEAASFPYRMKGEIIPSNTPGKENRVVREPKGVIGVIGPWNFPLHLCLRSVAPAIALGNGVVIKPASDTPITAGWLIADLFEQAGLPEGVLNVVAGSGSEIGDYFVAHPVPKVISFTGSTEVGQGIGKLAGEHLKETALELGGNNAMVVVLEDADIERAAEAAVFGKFLHQGQICMALNRIIVHADIYDKFVDSFVAKTKNVQAGDPADANTLVGPLIREKEVERLQELVNKTKAEGARLMLGGTSKGSVLSPTVLADVKPEQDIVQQELFGPVAVIMKAHDEQEAVRLANDTPYGLSGSVFTKDLNRGYQVAQRIESGMVHVNDQSVNDEAHVMFGGEKASGIGRFGGDWAIEKFTRTRWISIQHQYREYPGVK; from the coding sequence ATGACTTTAATGGAAACCGAACATACAACATGGACGAAACAATATATTAATGGCCAATGGGTAGATGGCTCCGGCGAGAAAACAATGGAGAATATCAACCCTTATACGGGAGAAGTTATTGCCACATGGCGCTCTTCCAATAAGAAAGACATAGACAAGGCTTATGAGTCAGCTCAGAAAAATTCGATTGAATGGTCGAAGTCATTACCTGCTGCGAAAGAAGAGGTATTGCGTAAAGTTTCATCCCTGATGGCAGAGCGAAAAGAGGAGATCATTCAACTGTTAATCACGGAATCCGGCAGTACCCGAATCAAATCGGAGGCGGAGTTTGCAGCGGCTAAACGCATTGTGGACGAAGCAGCATCTTTTCCTTATCGTATGAAGGGTGAGATTATTCCGTCCAATACCCCTGGCAAAGAGAACCGTGTGGTTCGTGAACCGAAGGGAGTGATTGGTGTTATCGGGCCATGGAACTTCCCTTTGCATCTATGCCTGCGATCTGTAGCTCCAGCAATTGCTCTTGGTAATGGTGTGGTGATTAAACCAGCATCGGACACTCCGATTACGGCAGGTTGGCTCATTGCCGATTTGTTTGAACAGGCTGGTCTGCCTGAGGGCGTGCTGAATGTCGTTGCCGGAAGTGGCAGCGAGATCGGGGATTACTTTGTCGCTCATCCGGTTCCCAAAGTAATTTCATTTACGGGTTCCACAGAAGTTGGACAAGGAATCGGTAAACTGGCGGGTGAACATTTAAAAGAAACGGCATTGGAACTGGGCGGTAACAACGCCATGGTGGTTGTGCTGGAAGATGCGGACATTGAACGTGCTGCCGAAGCGGCGGTCTTTGGCAAGTTTCTGCATCAGGGACAGATCTGCATGGCTCTGAATCGTATCATTGTGCATGCCGATATTTACGATAAGTTCGTCGATTCATTTGTAGCCAAAACGAAGAATGTTCAGGCAGGTGATCCGGCGGATGCTAACACACTCGTGGGTCCTCTCATTCGGGAAAAAGAGGTAGAACGATTACAGGAGCTTGTGAACAAAACCAAAGCCGAAGGTGCACGGTTAATGCTCGGGGGGACCAGTAAAGGCAGCGTGCTGTCTCCTACTGTACTTGCCGATGTCAAACCTGAACAGGATATCGTGCAGCAGGAATTGTTTGGCCCAGTAGCAGTGATCATGAAGGCTCATGATGAACAGGAAGCTGTACGTTTGGCAAATGATACGCCTTATGGACTTAGTGGTTCCGTATTCACCAAAGATCTGAATCGAGGATATCAGGTTGCTCAGCGCATCGAATCTGGTATGGTGCATGTAAATGATCAGTCTGTGAACGATGAAGCGCATGTGATGTTTGGCGGTGAAAAAGCTTCAGGGATTGGACGTTTCGGTGGGGATTGGGCCATTGAGAAGTTTACACGTACTCGTTGGATCAGCATTCAGCACCAATATCGGGAATATCCGGGAGTGAAATAA
- a CDS encoding L,D-transpeptidase has product MPDYRIIVDLSDHMLYLLDGNQVIKGYPVATGKMLTQTPSGEFTIINKQSNPGGPFGVFWMGLSAPHYGIHGTNEPWSIGKSVSHGCIRMYNSDVLDLSSKVSVGTRVTIRP; this is encoded by the coding sequence ATGCCAGATTACAGGATTATTGTAGATCTGTCTGACCACATGTTATATCTTCTGGATGGCAATCAGGTGATTAAGGGCTATCCCGTAGCCACCGGCAAGATGCTCACGCAGACTCCAAGCGGAGAGTTCACTATTATTAACAAACAATCGAATCCAGGTGGGCCATTTGGCGTGTTCTGGATGGGACTGTCTGCTCCCCACTATGGCATACACGGTACCAATGAGCCTTGGTCTATTGGCAAATCCGTCTCCCATGGTTGTATACGCATGTACAACTCGGATGTACTGGATCTGTCTTCCAAGGTATCTGTAGGCACAAGGGTAACGATCCGGCCGTAG
- a CDS encoding WXG100 family type VII secretion target — translation MRIRVEPDVLRALSKQIQYAAEQIQQKMTVLDQAIHSLEWEVESRAAVMNEWNHSKRLGEDALRRLMDLSVQLGRKALLFQQADMEYRSVLSHVNTAYGNAVNMLNVLQNNRTGEIMPAHSATVAVVSDPLSAMAAVYRVQDAAPPDGSPATLVQAMQPEPVAWRFTDPSFRGRRGTEPVVS, via the coding sequence ATGCGCATTCGTGTGGAACCGGATGTGCTTCGGGCACTGAGCAAGCAGATTCAGTATGCAGCGGAGCAAATACAGCAAAAGATGACAGTGTTGGATCAGGCGATTCATTCGCTGGAGTGGGAGGTTGAATCCCGCGCAGCGGTGATGAATGAATGGAATCACAGTAAACGACTGGGCGAGGATGCGCTGCGTCGATTAATGGACTTAAGCGTACAGCTGGGACGCAAAGCGTTGTTATTCCAGCAGGCAGACATGGAGTATCGTTCCGTGCTGAGTCATGTGAACACAGCCTATGGTAATGCGGTCAATATGCTGAATGTTCTTCAGAACAATCGTACAGGAGAAATCATGCCTGCACATTCTGCAACTGTAGCTGTAGTATCCGATCCCCTTTCCGCAATGGCGGCCGTATATCGTGTACAGGATGCCGCTCCGCCTGATGGCTCCCCGGCTACACTGGTGCAGGCTATGCAGCCTGAGCCTGTAGCATGGAGATTCACAGATCCTTCCTTTCGGGGAAGAAGAGGGACCGAGCCTGTTGTTTCCTGA
- a CDS encoding GNAT family N-acetyltransferase has product MLIRRAREGDAEGIAHVHTESWKTTYRGIVPDDFLDHLTIESRLSHWEKTIRSDEEDQILVVAEQDHGNIVGFACGGKEREGKLPYDGELYAIYLLKEVQQKGIGQQLATHVVHHLQTHNMKRLIIWALERNPACRFYEKMGGTPVQTQSLRIGGQDLIEVGYGWEDLSLFGEESLPDC; this is encoded by the coding sequence ATGCTGATCAGGAGGGCGCGTGAAGGGGATGCGGAGGGAATAGCCCATGTACATACGGAGAGTTGGAAAACAACATATCGGGGAATTGTGCCCGACGATTTTTTGGATCATTTGACTATAGAATCAAGATTGTCCCATTGGGAGAAGACCATTCGTTCTGACGAAGAGGATCAGATCCTGGTGGTAGCTGAACAGGATCATGGGAACATTGTCGGATTTGCTTGTGGGGGTAAGGAGCGTGAAGGCAAATTACCTTATGATGGGGAGTTATACGCTATATATTTGCTGAAGGAAGTACAACAAAAAGGGATAGGTCAGCAACTGGCGACACATGTCGTTCATCATCTGCAGACCCATAATATGAAACGTTTGATCATATGGGCTTTGGAGCGTAATCCAGCTTGTCGCTTCTATGAAAAGATGGGAGGTACTCCAGTTCAGACACAGTCCCTCCGCATTGGTGGTCAAGATCTGATCGAAGTTGGCTACGGATGGGAAGACTTGAGCCTCTTTGGAGAGGAGAGCCTGCCCGACTGTTGA
- the essC gene encoding type VII secretion protein EssC: MNVLYQRSPRMTPVLKEERLEILRPPTEPSKPTFSMISIIVPIMMTMVSIGFYVYINMTGKMGNSNYMMFQMMTVMMMLTSYTIPFFVYLSNKKSYRKKLEERKIMYLAQLDKHREELKEAQAEQVKSLYEIHGDPGVCLQVVKNRNSSLWERSPEDDDFLQVRIGTGEIPFRIKLQVPRIDGYEKDELIEAAHELAAEFQTVPDASITLPLFQSKVMGLVGDREEVLASLRVIISQLTVRHSPDELKLAAFYEEKDSKEWDWLRWMPHIWDEDQGQRYMADRHSGAHQLADSLFSVLNRRRNNKEDRYKKSVQTPCYVVILSDTQLIEEEPLLPLLLESAHDIDVCTIILANRKESLPMHCQLIMDASKGKGVYIKKTEDADVIQQTYKPDVISKEMAEALSRYMSPIRLKRSSASDIPQLLPLFDMLSTSRVEDLDVVSRWGQTRYPDTLPVPMGVRAGGKKIALNLHDKIERQGHGPHGLIAGTTGSGKSEVIQSIVASLAAEFHPHDLAFMLIDYKGGGMSNTFVDLPHVVGTITNLDGNLIERANISLRAELVRRQKILNDAGNLQHIDEYYKILRSRHEQPLPHLVIIIDEFAQLKRDQPEFMDELISIAAIGRTLGVHLILATQKPAGVVDDKIWSNSRFRICLRVQSEGDSRDMIKIPNAAWITKPGRGYFQVGSDEVFEEMQFAWSGAPYNQQEDSTTVLPVMEVRLNGKREPLLTGERRAVLKGEDVPKQLQVFIDYVAQSAADAGIRRLPGPWLPPLPETLEWEGLQEWQEEENRDLLLDGGASGLKPLVGLLDDLPNQRQQPLALPVDQGHLVVYGMPGLGKTTFVQTLLMSLARSHRTEPWHGYIIDMGRMMKDFAALPQIGGVMMAEEEDRIKRLFRYILKLSAQRKDIISEAGVKTISAYRRSAHAAVPQVLIVIDGYLSFRNAYPEENELLETILREGGSLGITFVLTANRVTDVFEKFRSNIPNAVSFELSDPSDYYYAVGRPSKAPSQLPPGRGLVKGQVPPLMFQAALPSSGADEGKRSSALRRTIAEIRQGWTGEEAPQIAPLPEEIKLKDLLIRTGSYGQAWDTSSVTVPVGLLTDDLEPFELNLREGPHFMVTSPMEGGKTTFLLTWMLSLAYHASPEDVQIYTVDMRYGSGGLGEISSLPHVRGHVSREEQLAPVIQQLYDEVLKRGEISGGPELVLVIDDADTLSKQLNDFNVKDQLGAIVRQGRDRGVHVILSGVPADFPTFGSDWVTDVKASQSGMLFGTLDPNDLSFFRIPYSESGGSSGGLKVLPPGQGYYVKRKYSRVKGAVPCDDSWKMTDWISEIRDRWHVVV, translated from the coding sequence GTGAATGTGTTATATCAGCGTTCTCCAAGAATGACACCGGTTCTCAAGGAAGAGAGACTCGAAATACTCAGGCCTCCAACAGAACCGAGCAAACCCACGTTTTCCATGATATCCATTATTGTGCCGATCATGATGACCATGGTCAGCATTGGTTTCTACGTATATATCAATATGACCGGCAAAATGGGCAACAGCAATTATATGATGTTTCAGATGATGACGGTCATGATGATGCTTACTTCTTACACCATTCCATTCTTCGTGTATCTGAGCAATAAGAAATCATATCGCAAAAAATTGGAAGAACGAAAAATAATGTATCTTGCCCAACTGGACAAACACCGGGAAGAACTGAAAGAAGCTCAGGCGGAGCAAGTGAAGAGTCTGTACGAAATTCATGGTGATCCGGGTGTGTGTCTTCAAGTGGTGAAGAACCGGAACAGTTCCTTGTGGGAGCGTTCACCAGAGGATGATGATTTCCTTCAGGTGCGCATTGGTACGGGAGAGATTCCATTCCGCATCAAACTTCAGGTTCCGCGGATTGATGGTTATGAGAAGGATGAGCTGATTGAAGCGGCCCATGAACTTGCGGCTGAATTCCAGACGGTACCGGATGCTTCTATTACATTGCCTTTGTTCCAATCGAAGGTTATGGGACTTGTCGGTGATCGGGAGGAAGTGCTTGCTTCCCTGCGAGTCATCATCTCACAACTGACGGTACGCCATTCCCCGGATGAACTGAAGCTTGCTGCTTTCTATGAAGAAAAGGACAGCAAGGAATGGGACTGGCTTCGCTGGATGCCCCATATCTGGGATGAAGACCAAGGACAACGCTATATGGCCGACAGGCACAGCGGTGCGCATCAATTGGCGGACAGCTTGTTTTCCGTGTTGAATCGGCGTCGTAACAATAAGGAAGACCGCTACAAGAAAAGCGTACAAACGCCGTGTTACGTTGTAATTCTCTCCGATACGCAATTGATTGAAGAAGAACCGTTGCTTCCGCTGCTGCTGGAGTCGGCTCATGACATTGATGTATGCACCATTATACTGGCTAATCGCAAGGAGTCTCTACCGATGCATTGTCAGTTGATTATGGATGCCTCCAAAGGCAAAGGGGTGTATATCAAAAAAACGGAAGATGCGGATGTTATTCAGCAAACGTACAAGCCTGATGTAATCTCGAAGGAGATGGCAGAGGCACTTTCCCGATATATGTCACCGATTCGTTTGAAGCGTTCATCTGCGTCGGATATCCCGCAACTGCTCCCGTTATTCGATATGCTGAGCACATCACGTGTGGAGGATCTGGATGTGGTGTCCAGGTGGGGACAGACAAGATATCCTGACACACTTCCCGTACCTATGGGCGTAAGAGCTGGTGGCAAAAAAATTGCTCTTAACCTGCATGATAAAATCGAACGTCAGGGTCATGGGCCCCATGGTCTGATTGCAGGTACAACCGGTTCAGGTAAAAGTGAGGTCATTCAGTCCATCGTAGCCTCACTGGCTGCTGAATTTCATCCACATGATCTGGCGTTTATGTTGATTGACTATAAAGGTGGCGGGATGTCCAATACATTTGTTGATCTGCCTCATGTGGTAGGGACGATCACCAATCTGGATGGGAATCTGATCGAGCGGGCAAATATCTCACTTCGTGCCGAATTGGTCAGAAGGCAAAAAATATTAAATGATGCGGGAAACCTCCAGCATATTGATGAATATTACAAGATTCTGCGTTCCAGACATGAACAGCCACTGCCACATCTGGTTATTATCATTGACGAGTTTGCTCAATTGAAGAGGGACCAGCCGGAGTTCATGGATGAATTGATCAGTATCGCGGCGATTGGCCGGACACTTGGGGTTCATCTAATTCTGGCAACCCAAAAGCCAGCTGGTGTTGTGGACGATAAAATATGGAGTAATTCGCGCTTCCGGATCTGCCTTCGCGTACAGAGTGAGGGAGATAGCAGGGATATGATCAAGATTCCAAATGCTGCCTGGATTACAAAGCCTGGTCGTGGATATTTCCAGGTTGGTAGTGATGAAGTGTTTGAAGAAATGCAATTCGCCTGGAGTGGTGCACCGTATAACCAGCAGGAGGATTCAACAACGGTATTACCTGTTATGGAAGTGCGCCTGAACGGTAAGCGGGAGCCTCTGTTAACTGGAGAGCGCAGAGCCGTTCTCAAAGGTGAAGATGTTCCGAAACAGCTTCAGGTATTTATTGATTATGTTGCGCAGTCTGCAGCGGATGCGGGTATCCGTCGTTTGCCAGGACCGTGGTTGCCACCTTTACCAGAGACACTGGAATGGGAAGGTCTTCAGGAATGGCAGGAAGAAGAGAATCGGGATCTGCTGCTTGATGGCGGAGCGAGTGGTCTGAAACCACTGGTTGGTTTGCTGGATGATCTCCCTAATCAGCGCCAACAACCGCTCGCATTGCCTGTGGATCAAGGCCATCTGGTCGTGTACGGCATGCCAGGACTGGGCAAAACAACATTTGTTCAGACCTTGCTTATGTCTCTGGCCCGTTCCCATAGAACTGAGCCTTGGCATGGTTACATTATCGACATGGGCCGTATGATGAAAGACTTTGCAGCATTACCTCAGATCGGTGGCGTGATGATGGCTGAAGAGGAAGACCGGATCAAGCGGTTATTCCGCTATATTCTCAAGCTGTCAGCACAACGCAAAGATATCATCTCGGAGGCGGGGGTTAAAACGATTTCGGCGTACCGCCGTTCAGCTCACGCGGCAGTCCCGCAGGTTCTGATCGTTATTGATGGCTATCTTTCATTCCGCAATGCCTATCCGGAAGAAAATGAACTTCTGGAGACGATCCTGCGTGAAGGCGGAAGTCTGGGTATCACCTTTGTGCTTACTGCGAATCGGGTAACCGATGTATTTGAAAAATTCAGAAGCAATATTCCCAATGCGGTTTCATTTGAGTTATCCGATCCAAGCGATTATTATTATGCCGTGGGGAGACCTTCCAAGGCACCAAGCCAACTTCCGCCAGGAAGAGGCCTGGTCAAAGGGCAAGTGCCTCCATTAATGTTCCAGGCGGCATTACCTTCTTCAGGGGCAGATGAGGGCAAGCGTTCATCGGCACTGCGCCGTACGATTGCTGAGATTCGCCAAGGCTGGACAGGGGAAGAAGCGCCGCAGATTGCTCCACTTCCGGAAGAGATCAAACTGAAGGATCTGCTCATTCGGACAGGATCATATGGTCAGGCTTGGGATACATCGTCTGTAACTGTCCCTGTGGGATTGCTTACGGATGATCTGGAACCATTCGAGCTTAATCTGCGTGAAGGTCCGCATTTCATGGTAACGAGTCCGATGGAAGGCGGCAAAACAACATTTTTATTGACATGGATGTTATCACTGGCTTATCATGCTTCTCCGGAAGATGTGCAAATATACACAGTAGATATGCGTTATGGCTCAGGTGGGCTGGGGGAAATCAGCAGTTTGCCCCATGTCCGTGGACATGTATCGCGAGAAGAACAGCTTGCGCCTGTCATTCAACAGTTGTACGATGAAGTTCTGAAAAGAGGCGAGATTTCCGGTGGACCGGAACTTGTGCTTGTCATCGACGATGCGGACACCTTGTCCAAGCAGCTAAACGATTTTAATGTGAAAGATCAATTGGGAGCGATTGTTCGTCAAGGAAGGGATCGCGGTGTACACGTGATTCTATCCGGAGTTCCGGCAGACTTCCCAACCTTTGGTTCTGACTGGGTAACGGATGTGAAGGCTTCCCAGAGTGGAATGCTGTTCGGGACTTTAGACCCTAACGATCTCTCGTTCTTCCGTATACCTTATTCCGAATCTGGAGGTAGTTCAGGTGGGCTGAAGGTACTGCCTCCGGGTCAAGGTTATTATGTAAAACGTAAATATTCCAGGGTTAAAGGTGCAGTTCCATGTGATGACAGCTGGAAAATGACCGATTGGATTTCTGAAATTCGTGACCGATGGCATGTTGTAGTTTGA
- the rsgA gene encoding ribosome small subunit-dependent GTPase A, with product MFTRLERSKQLILGGIFILDNHIEKYGWSAKWQELWQETGMEEQEKKPARIIADHGHLQRLITEEGECWGRIAGRMRHDSLETSLVPAVGDWVAITGQAGEEAIIHNLVPRRSRVSRQAAGPVTKEQLIAANVDTLLIVAALNHDFNLRRLERYVMMAWNGGVRPVIVLSKSDLCNNVEEQIRSVEGIAPGVEVLAISAVEGQGKSLLERYLQPGLTVALTGSSGSGKSTLVNWMMGEDVQLTQSVREGDSRGRHTTTHREMFVLPQGAVLIDTPGMRELNLWDEGHDGLSQAFGEIEELAATCRFLDCSHTREAGCAVKEAIQDGSLDEKRLNNYLKMQKELQYQQRKEEVASRRRTASSKPANSRKSKHSRSVKEWEEA from the coding sequence TTGTTCACTCGGCTTGAACGAAGTAAACAACTTATTTTGGGAGGAATTTTTATTTTAGATAACCATATTGAGAAGTACGGCTGGTCTGCAAAGTGGCAGGAACTGTGGCAAGAGACAGGGATGGAAGAGCAGGAGAAAAAGCCAGCCAGAATTATCGCAGACCATGGACATCTGCAACGTTTGATTACAGAAGAGGGCGAATGCTGGGGAAGAATTGCGGGCCGAATGCGTCATGATAGTCTGGAGACCAGCTTGGTTCCAGCGGTTGGCGATTGGGTGGCCATTACAGGTCAGGCAGGTGAAGAAGCAATTATTCATAATCTGGTGCCACGTCGGAGCAGGGTATCGAGACAGGCGGCAGGTCCAGTGACCAAGGAACAATTAATCGCCGCAAACGTAGATACACTGTTAATCGTGGCTGCACTTAATCATGATTTCAATCTTAGACGACTCGAAAGGTACGTGATGATGGCTTGGAATGGTGGCGTGAGGCCAGTCATTGTCTTAAGCAAAAGTGATCTGTGCAACAATGTGGAAGAACAGATCCGAAGTGTAGAAGGGATTGCCCCAGGCGTTGAAGTGCTTGCGATATCTGCAGTGGAGGGTCAAGGGAAATCCTTACTGGAACGATATTTGCAGCCAGGGCTGACTGTTGCGCTCACAGGATCTTCTGGCAGTGGCAAGTCTACGCTGGTGAACTGGATGATGGGTGAGGATGTGCAGCTTACGCAATCCGTCCGCGAGGGAGACAGCCGTGGGAGACATACGACAACACACCGGGAGATGTTTGTACTTCCTCAGGGAGCCGTATTGATCGATACTCCAGGAATGCGTGAGCTTAATCTTTGGGATGAGGGCCATGACGGGCTGTCGCAGGCGTTTGGAGAAATTGAAGAACTTGCCGCCACGTGCAGATTTCTGGATTGCAGTCATACACGGGAAGCTGGATGTGCAGTGAAAGAGGCCATACAGGACGGTTCATTGGATGAAAAAAGGCTGAATAATTATCTGAAAATGCAGAAGGAATTGCAATATCAGCAGCGCAAGGAAGAAGTGGCATCCAGAAGGCGTACCGCTTCCAGCAAACCGGCCAATAGTCGCAAATCCAAGCACTCCCGTAGTGTGAAAGAGTGGGAGGAAGCCTGA